A genomic window from Terrisporobacter glycolicus ATCC 14880 = DSM 1288 includes:
- a CDS encoding 5-bromo-4-chloroindolyl phosphate hydrolysis family protein — protein MNKKDFSNLEDQIMSTVSSALKAIDIANLKRDINYKTEDTLNQFKSKFNEYGVKYMGLNKKSKNDISKYISKRPAGSISGILYIVFGAGGSVIYGSSVGLYLIANSLFSNFIVGSQVVTGVLVLFFVGSVGLLLKGINVRKRVKRFKTYVRVIDDNSYFLIDDLAKFVKEKKSFILKDLRKMIDLGMFLEGHIDEEKTYFMLNDEVYSDYLNLKKEQIAKETNKEKLKEEINNSGKEEIESTVKIGRNYIEQIKAVKNEFYREEIAIKLDKLGNIADQILNQVEKNPKKTQEVNKFINHYLPITIKLINSYKELNNQVVQGDNIKNAKIQIEKSIDLINNAFENLLDYLFEDVVLDISTDISVLKTLFKQEGLGEEDFKK, from the coding sequence ATGAATAAAAAGGACTTTTCTAATTTAGAAGATCAAATTATGTCTACAGTTAGCAGTGCACTAAAAGCAATAGATATTGCTAATCTAAAAAGAGATATTAACTATAAAACTGAAGACACTCTAAATCAATTTAAATCAAAGTTCAATGAATATGGTGTAAAATACATGGGCTTAAATAAAAAATCTAAAAATGATATATCAAAATACATTAGTAAAAGACCAGCTGGAAGTATATCAGGAATACTTTATATAGTGTTTGGAGCTGGTGGAAGTGTAATTTATGGTTCTTCAGTGGGGTTATATCTAATAGCTAATTCACTATTTAGTAATTTTATTGTAGGTAGCCAAGTTGTTACGGGAGTTTTAGTTTTATTTTTTGTAGGAAGTGTAGGATTATTATTAAAAGGAATAAATGTAAGAAAAAGAGTAAAGCGTTTTAAGACTTATGTAAGAGTTATTGACGACAATAGTTATTTCTTAATTGATGACTTAGCAAAATTTGTTAAAGAGAAAAAGAGTTTTATACTTAAAGACTTACGTAAAATGATTGATTTAGGCATGTTTTTAGAAGGACATATAGATGAAGAAAAAACATATTTTATGTTAAATGATGAAGTTTATAGTGATTATTTAAATTTGAAAAAGGAACAAATAGCCAAAGAAACTAATAAAGAAAAATTGAAAGAAGAAATAAATAATTCAGGAAAAGAAGAAATAGAATCTACTGTTAAAATAGGAAGAAATTATATTGAACAAATCAAAGCCGTAAAAAATGAGTTTTACAGAGAAGAAATAGCTATAAAGTTAGACAAATTGGGAAACATTGCAGATCAAATACTTAATCAAGTTGAAAAAAATCCTAAAAAGACACAAGAAGTTAATAAATTTATAAATCATTACCTTCCAATTACTATAAAACTAATAAACTCATACAAAGAGTTAAATAATCAAGTAGTTCAAGGTGATAATATAAAAAATGCTAAAATTCAAATTGAAAAGAGTATTGATCTTATTAATAATGCTTTTGAAAATTTATTAGATTATTTATTTGAAGATGTTGTTTTAGATATTTCCACAGATATCTCTGTTCTTAAAACATTATTTAAACAAGAAGGATTAGGAGAAGAAGATTTTAAAAAGTAA
- a CDS encoding diguanylate cyclase: MDSNTIINILDNQKNGIIIINKCKEVLYVNKTTRKLLGNDLNQLLGDYLNCKNTIIEKVHCQNTSKCKDCIINNTIDNVIQTKEEQVLNSIKVSKNNMKIELSMKISLYEDQYVLIELFNLDIENNQMNFLALLADKSKDIMFFKNEKLRYVYINKTYADFLNKDTDYIIGKRDIDLVNENLLDKNLYEQCLVGDYETLEKGSYYCVETLGENYFRVSKEKIDGGVLCIARDITDELKAIKKSEKDQLTGIYNRNKFQDIINKIYLNKEDEYYLALIDLDDLRNLNNKYGHLKGDKYLRTVGKILKEESGGMFFRIGGDEFAGLISGKEVSPQLVLENIFKKIDETDLNPKLSLSVGVSKFNINKDYKENYEIADRILYEVKKKGKGKFIINDV, translated from the coding sequence ATGGATAGTAATACAATAATTAATATATTGGATAATCAAAAAAACGGCATTATAATAATAAACAAATGCAAGGAAGTATTGTATGTAAATAAGACAACTAGAAAATTATTAGGAAATGATTTAAATCAATTATTAGGAGACTATTTAAATTGTAAAAATACAATTATAGAAAAAGTCCATTGTCAAAATACAAGTAAATGTAAGGATTGTATTATTAACAATACTATTGACAATGTTATTCAAACTAAAGAAGAACAAGTACTTAATAGTATTAAAGTAAGTAAAAATAATATGAAGATAGAATTATCAATGAAAATATCTTTATATGAAGATCAATACGTATTAATAGAATTGTTTAACTTAGATATAGAAAATAATCAAATGAATTTTTTAGCATTATTAGCAGATAAATCTAAAGATATAATGTTTTTTAAAAATGAAAAATTAAGATATGTTTATATAAATAAAACATATGCTGATTTTTTAAATAAAGACACAGACTATATTATAGGAAAAAGGGATATTGATTTAGTAAATGAAAATTTGCTTGATAAAAATTTATATGAGCAGTGTTTAGTTGGAGATTATGAAACTTTAGAAAAAGGTTCATATTATTGTGTTGAAACATTAGGAGAAAATTATTTTAGAGTATCTAAGGAAAAGATAGATGGAGGCGTGTTGTGTATAGCTAGAGATATTACTGATGAATTAAAAGCTATAAAAAAATCAGAAAAAGATCAATTAACAGGCATATACAATAGAAATAAGTTTCAAGATATAATAAATAAAATATATTTGAATAAGGAAGATGAATATTATCTTGCCTTGATAGATTTAGATGATTTGAGGAATTTGAACAATAAATATGGTCATCTTAAGGGGGATAAATATCTAAGAACAGTTGGAAAAATTCTTAAAGAAGAAAGTGGTGGCATGTTTTTTAGGATAGGTGGAGATGAATTTGCAGGCCTAATAAGTGGAAAAGAGGTTTCTCCACAATTAGTATTAGAAAATATATTCAAAAAAATTGATGAAACTGATTTAAATCCAAAATTATCTTTAAGTGTAGGTGTTAGTAAATTTAATATTAATAAAGATTACAAAGAAAATTATGAAATAGCAGATAGGATACTTTATGAGGTTAAGAAAAAGGGTAAAGGCAAATTTATTATTAATGATGTATAA
- a CDS encoding sporulation protein, with protein MGIFDKMMAITLGIGGTKIDTIVHTKKIVPGKRIEGICKIKGGKVEQYIKDITIGVYTNYKQEVDDKEVNKTQRIQENEIKIDKTIQPEELYEIPFSFILYKRVPITKHKSKVWISTYMDIQGSIDTSDRDYINVEPNEYMTNVLNAISELGFHLREVENEYCPARLIKYNFVQEFEFMPLGGYFRNRLDELELVFVPTNTHVDLVLEVDRKVRGIKSFMSEYMGLDETKLRMRLENSRKYTSDEIKYEIERLLRMYS; from the coding sequence ATGGGGATATTTGATAAAATGATGGCTATAACACTTGGTATAGGTGGCACAAAAATAGACACAATAGTTCACACAAAAAAGATCGTGCCAGGAAAAAGAATAGAAGGAATATGTAAAATAAAAGGTGGTAAAGTAGAGCAATATATAAAAGACATAACAATAGGTGTATATACTAACTACAAACAAGAAGTTGATGATAAAGAAGTAAATAAAACACAACGTATTCAAGAGAATGAAATAAAAATAGATAAAACTATACAACCAGAGGAATTATATGAAATTCCATTTAGTTTTATTTTATATAAAAGAGTACCTATTACAAAGCACAAATCAAAAGTATGGATATCAACATATATGGATATACAAGGGTCAATAGATACATCAGATAGAGATTATATAAATGTAGAACCTAATGAATATATGACAAACGTTTTAAATGCTATATCAGAGTTAGGATTCCATCTTAGAGAAGTTGAAAATGAGTATTGTCCAGCAAGACTGATTAAATATAACTTTGTACAAGAATTTGAATTTATGCCGCTTGGGGGTTATTTTAGAAATAGATTAGATGAACTAGAATTAGTGTTTGTACCAACAAATACTCATGTAGACTTAGTTTTAGAAGTGGACAGAAAAGTTAGAGGAATTAAGAGCTTTATGAGTGAGTATATGGGACTGGATGAAACAAAACTAAGAATGAGACTAGAGAATTCTAGAAAATATACAAGTGATGAAATAAAATATGAAATAGAAAGATTACTAAGAATGTATTCTTAG
- a CDS encoding WYL domain-containing protein, which translates to MKLLVDWSLRKQTVERCGEERVKDYGDDKFIVDFPFVDHDLGYNILMGFGDKCECLSPEHVRIELVNRIQKLLKIYKEY; encoded by the coding sequence ATAAAACTTCTAGTTGATTGGTCTCTTAGGAAACAAACGGTTGAAAGATGTGGGGAAGAGCGTGTAAAAGATTATGGTGATGATAAATTTATAGTCGACTTTCCTTTTGTAGATCATGATTTAGGATATAATATATTAATGGGATTTGGAGATAAATGTGAATGTTTATCTCCAGAACATGTACGTATAGAACTTGTTAATCGTATACAAAAACTACTGAAAATCTATAAAGAATATTAA
- a CDS encoding methyl-accepting chemotaxis protein → MKSIKIKIISSVLVMFIISLLLVVGIGIKKSSSTIEQVVGYEYTERIEGSNNMLQLYLKEQFGTIKNNNGELVNANGKSIEDSHEYIDKFSKNMNLVATVFAKNNDTYTRILSTVKDEQGKRAIGTTLDPAGEAHKALSKGESYFGEAEIQGKKYLTGYVPMHDDSNNIIGAYFCGVPMDTVDGLISDGNKKTIMGVVGVALIVLILVAGIIYIIASSITKPIKKITKIAHDIAQGDFDVDLEVHSNDEAGQLAEAFNETISQLTNYQDYIDEISTVLEKMAGGNLDIKLEKEYVGQFKKLETNINDLIYGLNSMVSQISSTSDQVAIGSQQVSAGAQELAQGATEQASSVQELASTVNEISNQINDTAQNAQRAQEVSREATVATTKGHEQMNEMIAAMNDISNASNEISKIIKNIDDIAFQTNILALNAAVEAARAGEAGKGFAVVSDEVRNLAGKSAESAKNTAILIETALNAVENGRNIVGETAKSLQLVINSSNQTAQVIQNIADANSQQTVAIAQVNIGVEQISDVVQNNSATAEESAASSEELSAQAQVLKDTISNFKMKGEFVKGQI, encoded by the coding sequence ATGAAAAGTATAAAAATTAAAATTATTTCTAGTGTATTAGTGATGTTTATTATTTCCTTATTATTGGTAGTAGGAATTGGAATTAAAAAAAGTTCATCAACGATTGAGCAAGTTGTAGGATATGAATATACTGAAAGAATAGAAGGTAGTAACAATATGTTACAATTATACTTAAAAGAACAATTTGGAACTATAAAAAATAACAATGGTGAGTTAGTTAATGCTAATGGTAAATCAATAGAAGATAGTCATGAATATATTGATAAATTTTCTAAAAATATGAATTTAGTTGCAACAGTCTTTGCTAAAAATAATGATACCTATACGAGAATACTATCAACTGTAAAAGATGAACAAGGTAAAAGGGCTATTGGAACAACTTTAGATCCAGCAGGCGAAGCACACAAAGCATTATCAAAAGGTGAATCTTATTTTGGAGAAGCAGAAATACAGGGTAAAAAATATTTAACAGGTTATGTACCAATGCATGATGATAGCAACAATATAATAGGTGCTTACTTCTGTGGAGTTCCTATGGATACTGTAGATGGATTAATAAGTGATGGTAATAAAAAAACAATCATGGGAGTAGTAGGTGTAGCGCTGATAGTGTTAATCCTTGTAGCTGGTATAATCTATATTATTGCTAGTTCAATAACTAAACCAATAAAAAAAATAACTAAAATAGCTCATGATATAGCACAAGGAGATTTTGATGTTGATTTAGAAGTCCATTCAAATGATGAGGCTGGACAGCTGGCGGAGGCTTTCAATGAAACGATTTCTCAACTTACTAATTATCAAGATTACATAGATGAAATATCTACGGTTTTAGAAAAAATGGCTGGTGGTAATCTAGATATAAAACTTGAAAAAGAATATGTAGGCCAATTTAAAAAATTAGAAACTAATATAAATGATTTAATATATGGGCTAAACTCTATGGTATCTCAAATTTCATCAACTTCAGATCAAGTTGCTATAGGTTCTCAGCAAGTATCTGCTGGAGCACAAGAACTCGCTCAAGGAGCTACAGAACAAGCGAGCTCTGTTCAAGAACTAGCATCAACAGTAAATGAAATTTCAAATCAAATAAATGATACCGCTCAAAACGCACAAAGAGCTCAAGAAGTTTCCAGGGAAGCAACTGTAGCTACAACTAAAGGACATGAACAAATGAATGAAATGATTGCAGCTATGAATGATATAAGTAATGCTTCAAATGAGATTAGTAAAATAATAAAAAATATTGATGATATAGCTTTTCAAACTAATATATTAGCTTTAAATGCAGCAGTTGAAGCAGCAAGAGCAGGAGAAGCTGGTAAAGGATTTGCAGTTGTTTCAGATGAAGTTCGTAATCTAGCAGGTAAATCTGCAGAAAGTGCAAAAAATACTGCAATATTAATTGAAACTGCCCTTAATGCAGTAGAAAACGGAAGAAATATTGTAGGTGAAACAGCAAAATCATTGCAACTAGTGATAAATAGCTCTAATCAAACTGCTCAGGTAATACAAAATATTGCAGATGCAAATAGCCAGCAAACAGTAGCCATAGCACAGGTAAACATAGGCGTTGAGCAGATATCAGACGTAGTACAAAACAATAGTGCAACAGCAGAAGAAAGTGCTGCATCAAGTGAAGAATTATCAGCGCAAGCTCAAGTACTAAAAGATACAATTAGTAATTTTAAGATGAAAGGGGAATTTGTAAAAGGCCAGATTTAA
- a CDS encoding GHKL domain-containing protein, with the protein MRLNLVEGITFSLIYFFNKFFMNYVKELLQLRNKSLSKAFPMIMSIVSMGLICKKIYIPIVYILIFLTYMVLFKIIFFDSIGVIYCVIINQMFHLMLFRDIVVGILSVISNKSMYQTVQCYETYILSFGISRLLMLLLMINFKRRSTLDMAKKLLINRRKLLMSNLLVVSLVIILLNSNYTYYYSGNIRTTTCIMLLERILIGFCFYFSLSMKIKSIKWVEEEVLYKTTLMNLEYNNNLNKKVDEYSNLLKMYNHDFKNILFNIKDLIEIGNTEKAKDIICEFDKKIESIKTYNKKFSNNPVINTLFNRLYEECENENIIFDCDCYIASNLSITELDLINIFNNLCQNAFEACINQSENEKKWISFKSYVKDDNLIIYQSNSFNGNINFKNDRLITTKSNKKIHGIGVESIKYIVSGVNGMNIIDVDKEKREFKFLIKIPLSIKEKI; encoded by the coding sequence ATGAGATTAAATCTTGTAGAAGGAATAACTTTTTCATTAATTTATTTTTTTAATAAGTTTTTCATGAATTATGTTAAGGAATTATTGCAACTAAGAAACAAAAGTTTATCAAAAGCATTTCCAATGATTATGTCTATTGTATCAATGGGATTAATTTGTAAAAAAATTTATATTCCAATTGTATATATTTTGATATTTTTAACATATATGGTCTTATTTAAAATAATTTTCTTCGACTCAATAGGAGTCATATATTGCGTAATTATAAATCAAATGTTTCATTTAATGTTATTTAGAGATATTGTTGTAGGAATTTTAAGTGTAATATCAAACAAAAGTATGTACCAAACTGTTCAATGTTATGAAACTTATATATTATCCTTTGGTATATCTAGATTATTAATGTTACTTCTGATGATTAATTTTAAAAGAAGAAGTACATTAGATATGGCAAAAAAACTATTAATTAATAGAAGAAAGCTGCTAATGAGTAATTTATTAGTTGTTAGTTTAGTTATTATATTGCTTAATTCCAACTATACCTACTACTATTCAGGAAATATTAGAACAACTACATGTATTATGCTATTAGAAAGAATTTTAATAGGATTTTGTTTTTATTTTTCATTAAGTATGAAAATTAAATCAATAAAATGGGTGGAGGAAGAAGTTTTGTATAAAACCACTTTGATGAATTTAGAGTATAATAATAATCTAAATAAGAAAGTTGATGAATATTCTAACTTGCTAAAAATGTATAATCATGATTTCAAAAATATATTATTTAATATTAAGGATCTTATTGAGATAGGAAATACAGAAAAAGCTAAGGACATAATATGTGAGTTTGATAAAAAAATTGAAAGTATTAAAACATATAATAAAAAATTTTCAAATAATCCTGTAATTAACACTTTATTTAATAGATTATATGAAGAATGTGAAAATGAAAATATTATTTTTGATTGTGACTGCTATATTGCAAGTAATCTTAGCATAACAGAACTGGATCTGATAAATATATTTAATAATTTGTGCCAAAATGCTTTTGAAGCTTGTATAAATCAAAGTGAGAATGAAAAAAAATGGATAAGCTTTAAAAGTTATGTTAAAGATGATAATTTAATTATCTATCAAAGCAATTCATTTAATGGAAATATAAATTTTAAAAATGATAGATTAATTACTACTAAATCCAATAAAAAAATTCATGGCATAGGTGTGGAAAGTATAAAATATATAGTTTCTGGGGTAAATGGCATGAATATTATAGATGTAGATAAAGAAAAGAGAGAATTTAAATTTTTAATAAAAATACCCTTGTCAATAAAAGAAAAAATATAA
- a CDS encoding YjdF family protein: protein MIQSSCKLTVLFQNQFWVGTFEGESENEYSVARVFLGSEPTEAQLYEFILKNYNQIPFKKIKSQTFSTQKKTNYKRLQREVKKQQKEKGMGTKAQNAIKLQHESAKVERRKKRKERKESEHDKMYELKQMKKKEKHKGH from the coding sequence ATGATACAAAGTAGTTGCAAATTAACAGTATTATTTCAAAATCAATTTTGGGTTGGTACTTTTGAAGGTGAAAGTGAAAATGAATATAGTGTGGCAAGAGTATTCTTAGGATCAGAACCTACAGAAGCTCAATTATATGAATTTATACTAAAAAACTATAATCAGATTCCATTTAAAAAAATCAAATCTCAAACATTCTCTACTCAAAAGAAAACTAATTACAAGAGATTACAAAGAGAAGTAAAGAAACAACAAAAAGAAAAAGGTATGGGTACAAAAGCTCAAAACGCTATTAAACTTCAACATGAATCAGCTAAAGTTGAACGAAGAAAAAAAAGAAAAGAAAGAAAAGAATCAGAACACGACAAAATGTATGAATTAAAACAGATGAAGAAAAAAGAAAAACATAAAGGCCATTAA
- a CDS encoding toxic anion resistance protein, whose amino-acid sequence MSDEFKDKSIDIKPELTFQSFEEEAPDIKIKEEKAEEKIIEEKITDEIQLTEEEKKMVDQFVNKIEISNSNSILQYGVGAQKKISDFSQAALNDVRTKDLGEIGEILSSVVLELKNFEEGEEKKGIFGLFKKGKDKVSKMKVNYENVENNITKMCNVLEKHQIQLLKDIAMLDRMYEINKVYFKELYMYILAGKKKLQKLEKEELPKLQEKAKKSGNPQDAQELNDFIALCNRFEKKIHDLELTKMISLQMAPQIRLIQNNDTLMSEKIQSTIINTIPLWKSQIVLALGVAHATDAARVQREVTDMTNELLRKNAEILKTSTIETAKESERGIVDIETLRATNESLISTLDEILNIQTEGREKRREAEAELRNIENQLKNKLIDFKYK is encoded by the coding sequence ATGAGTGATGAATTCAAAGATAAGTCTATTGATATAAAGCCGGAATTAACTTTTCAATCATTTGAGGAGGAAGCTCCGGATATAAAAATAAAAGAGGAAAAAGCAGAAGAAAAAATAATAGAAGAAAAAATAACTGATGAAATACAACTGACAGAAGAAGAGAAAAAAATGGTAGATCAATTTGTAAATAAAATAGAAATAAGTAATTCAAATTCTATTTTACAATATGGTGTAGGTGCTCAAAAGAAAATTTCTGATTTTTCACAAGCAGCATTAAATGATGTTAGAACCAAAGATTTAGGTGAAATTGGAGAAATACTATCTAGTGTAGTTCTTGAGTTAAAAAACTTTGAAGAAGGTGAAGAGAAAAAAGGAATTTTTGGTTTATTTAAAAAAGGCAAAGACAAAGTTTCGAAGATGAAAGTAAATTATGAAAATGTAGAAAATAATATCACTAAAATGTGCAATGTTCTTGAAAAGCATCAAATACAGCTTTTAAAAGATATTGCCATGCTAGATAGAATGTATGAAATAAACAAAGTATATTTTAAAGAGCTATATATGTATATCTTAGCTGGGAAAAAGAAACTTCAAAAATTAGAAAAAGAAGAACTTCCTAAATTGCAAGAAAAAGCAAAAAAAAGCGGTAATCCTCAGGATGCTCAAGAATTAAATGATTTTATTGCTCTTTGTAATCGATTTGAAAAGAAAATTCACGACTTAGAATTAACCAAAATGATTTCTTTACAAATGGCTCCTCAAATTCGATTAATTCAAAACAATGACACCTTAATGTCTGAAAAAATACAATCTACAATTATAAATACTATTCCACTTTGGAAAAGTCAAATAGTGTTAGCACTTGGAGTTGCTCATGCTACTGATGCTGCCAGAGTCCAAAGAGAAGTAACAGATATGACAAATGAACTTTTACGCAAAAACGCAGAAATATTAAAAACTTCAACAATAGAAACTGCAAAAGAATCTGAAAGAGGAATTGTTGATATTGAAACACTTAGAGCTACTAATGAATCGTTGATTTCAACTCTTGATGAAATTCTTAATATACAAACAGAAGGACGTGAAAAACGTAGGGAAGCTGAAGCTGAATTAAGAAATATTGAAAATCAATTAAAAAATAAGCTTATAGATTTTAAATATAAGTAA
- a CDS encoding SEL1-like repeat protein — MSNFDDDILEFNEIDSYKKLKDAKEFLCGENGEQNFEEFLVLSKMSALQGNDHSQYIMGIFYEDGMEGLEDYFQIEIEADEKYYKMRNNEKALELYKKSANQGHKDAQYALGNMYFKGTGTETDYEKALYWFKSSKTEFACFNVGCFYENGLGVNQNYKTAIKWYEKAAQLGNSNAAYNLGVMYKMGQGCEIDYEKAIKWYKKACEQNNKSALYNLGLMYSNGEGVEIDCKKAINIFEKAAEHGSELAMYQLGYMYNQGIGVEEDLEQARIWYEKSANLGCSDAQCNLGYFYQEGLGIEQNYEKAKIWYEKAIEQGEYLAKSNLAEMYIFGHGVEVNLNKALHLYVEALIDAKEIGDKEEMSIILFNMAEIYEIGYGTETDLDKAKKLYEESAGYGLEEANERLDNLKMK; from the coding sequence ATGAGCAACTTTGATGATGATATACTTGAGTTCAATGAAATAGATTCTTACAAGAAATTAAAAGATGCAAAAGAATTTCTTTGTGGAGAAAATGGAGAACAAAATTTTGAGGAATTTTTGGTTTTGAGTAAAATGTCAGCACTTCAAGGCAATGACCACAGCCAGTACATAATGGGGATTTTTTATGAAGATGGTATGGAAGGGTTGGAAGATTATTTTCAAATAGAAATAGAAGCCGATGAAAAATATTATAAAATGAGAAATAATGAAAAAGCCTTAGAGCTTTATAAAAAATCAGCTAATCAAGGTCATAAAGATGCCCAGTACGCCCTTGGAAATATGTATTTTAAAGGAACTGGCACTGAAACTGATTATGAAAAAGCCCTTTATTGGTTCAAAAGCTCTAAGACAGAGTTTGCTTGTTTTAATGTGGGATGTTTCTATGAAAATGGACTAGGTGTAAATCAAAATTATAAAACTGCTATTAAGTGGTACGAAAAAGCTGCACAACTTGGAAACTCCAATGCTGCCTATAATTTAGGTGTTATGTATAAAATGGGGCAAGGCTGTGAAATAGATTATGAGAAAGCTATAAAGTGGTATAAAAAAGCATGCGAACAAAACAATAAAAGTGCTCTTTATAATTTGGGACTTATGTATTCAAATGGTGAAGGTGTAGAAATAGATTGTAAAAAAGCTATTAATATTTTTGAAAAAGCTGCCGAACATGGAAGTGAATTAGCCATGTATCAACTTGGTTATATGTATAATCAAGGTATAGGCGTAGAGGAGGACTTGGAGCAAGCCAGAATATGGTATGAAAAATCTGCAAACTTAGGATGCTCTGATGCTCAGTGTAATTTGGGATATTTCTATCAAGAGGGATTAGGAATAGAGCAAAACTACGAAAAGGCTAAAATATGGTATGAAAAAGCCATAGAACAAGGTGAATATCTTGCAAAAAGTAATTTGGCAGAGATGTATATTTTTGGTCATGGAGTAGAAGTAAATTTAAATAAAGCTTTACATCTTTATGTAGAGGCATTAATTGATGCCAAAGAAATTGGTGATAAAGAAGAAATGTCAATAATTTTATTTAATATGGCTGAAATATATGAAATAGGATATGGAACGGAAACTGATTTAGATAAAGCTAAAAAATTATATGAAGAGTCTGCTGGTTATGGTTTAGAAGAAGCAAATGAAAGACTTGATAATTTAAAAATGAAATAA
- a CDS encoding CBS domain-containing protein: MKVKDLMTKDVSYVTTGSNIKNAADIMKSLDVGIVPVCDNNKTPVGVITDRDIVLRSVAGNNTNQNVENVMSGNMVSVSSDTDAHEAASLMAQNQIRRLPVVENNKIVGMLSLGDLASVNKHVDEAGQALSSISKPGNEVK; this comes from the coding sequence GTGAAAGTAAAAGATCTAATGACAAAGGATGTATCATATGTAACAACAGGTTCTAATATAAAAAATGCAGCAGATATTATGAAATCTTTAGATGTTGGAATAGTTCCTGTTTGTGATAATAATAAAACTCCTGTTGGAGTAATAACAGATAGAGATATTGTTTTAAGAAGTGTTGCTGGAAATAATACTAATCAAAATGTAGAGAATGTAATGAGTGGAAATATGGTAAGCGTGAGCTCTGATACAGATGCTCATGAAGCAGCTAGCTTAATGGCCCAAAATCAAATTAGAAGATTACCAGTAGTTGAAAATAATAAGATTGTTGGTATGCTTTCTTTAGGTGATTTAGCTAGTGTAAATAAACATGTTGATGAAGCTGGACAAGCTTTAAGCTCCATTTCAAAACCAGGTAATGAAGTGAAATAA
- a CDS encoding YwbE family protein, giving the protein MNGQNRDNIKIGSKVLVVQKQDQRTGKLTEGVVSKILTNSKTHPHGIKVMLESGIVGRVQEIL; this is encoded by the coding sequence ATGAATGGACAAAATAGAGACAATATAAAAATAGGAAGTAAAGTATTAGTAGTTCAAAAACAAGATCAAAGAACTGGAAAATTAACAGAGGGTGTGGTATCTAAAATACTTACAAATTCTAAAACTCATCCCCATGGAATCAAGGTTATGCTTGAAAGTGGCATAGTTGGTAGAGTTCAAGAAATTTTATAA